From Colias croceus chromosome 24, ilColCroc2.1, the proteins below share one genomic window:
- the LOC123702638 gene encoding uncharacterized protein LOC123702638: MDEVSIMQICKTNFKEEEITSGKVLLYQTLDKIATMPSRRRNGGEKCIQDIISLLKVTDPDDVPDFVAKELHKLPPVGFDHVDVTRLLKDITFLKASLAEVHTKLEASEKTISDLRVELASYRDAHAICRSPVPSYVNARRGAQNACVGILTADVDVSPTADDPSDAPRPAPVTSPPEKTSHVTLQAAPQCDYAAAASKMTATPKSSKGVNAPVRKSLPSKTKDVDEDGFTKVQKKKKLNRQNKCGTATKDPNLRMRAEVPTTPLYVSRVHYCTKTEDVVEYLHAKTGLSLRVERLESRHKVSFNSFVVRVPTAKLSVYMDEGFWPQGVVFRRFRGRIPGPPESRHTPKA, from the coding sequence ATGGACGAGGTTAGCATCATGCAAATCTGCAAAACTAACTTTAAGGAGGAGGAAATTACCAGTGGCAAGGTGCTACTCTACCAAACGCTGGACAAGATTGCCACGATGCCGTCCCGCCGCAGGAACGGGGGTGAAAAATGCATACAGGATATCATCAGCCTATTGAAGGTGACTGATCCCGATGACGTGCCCGATTTCGTCGCAAAGGAGTTGCATAAACTTCCTCCGGTGGGATTTGACCACGTCGATGTTACGAGGCTCCTTAAGGACATCACATTCCTTAAGGCGAGTCTGGCCGAGGTACACACCAAGTTGGAGGCTTCAGAGAAGACCATCTCCGATTTACGAGTCGAGTTAGCATCATATCGCGATGCGCATGCAATATGTAGGTCACCCGTGCCGTCATATGTGAATGCACGTCGCGGAGCTCAAAATGCATGCGTCGGCATTTTAACTGCTGATGTTGATGTGTCGCCGACCGCCGATGACCCGAGTGATGCCCCGCGCCCCGCTCCCGTTACCTCTCCCCCGGAGAAGACATCGCATGTCACGTTGCAAGCTGCTCCTCAATGTGACTACGCCGCCGCAGCCTCAAAAATGACTGCGAccccaaaatcatcaaaaggAGTAAACGCACCCGTGCGGAAAAGTTTACCTTCAAAAACGAAGGACGTTGACGAGGATGGCTTCACAAAAGTccagaagaagaagaagttgAATCGTCAGAACAAGTGCGGCACCGCAACGAAAGATCCAAACTTGCGGATGCGCGCTGAGGTGCCGACGACGCCGCTCTATGTGTCTCGTGTGCACTACTGTACCAAGACTGAAGATGTTGTCGAGTACTTGCATGCGAAGACAGGTTTGAGTCTGCGAGTGGAACGTCTGGAGTCTCGCCATAAAGTGAGCTTCAACTCCTTCGTGGTGAGAGTACCGACCGCCAAGCTGAGCGTCTACATGGACGAAGGGTTTTGGCCGCAGGGAGTTGTGTTTCGCCGCTTCCGCGGACGGATACCCGGCCCCCCGGAATCGCGTCACACGCCGAAGGCATAG
- the LOC123702639 gene encoding uncharacterized protein LOC123702639, with protein MNNEALFDKLKTEMQNQTKEVLNKMDEKLAPFTREIEELRLENKILKEKIANLEKNSRSNNIIIYGLKETESSQTDLLEKVTQKLTTHLNITVEPKDVNKIYRIGKKDTVGGKTRPILMACVNGWLKNTIMKNKKKLGDVYVSEDFPKEVLQKRRELHERVKEERDKGNYATINYDKLIIKDYSTQTNNRKRDLSISPTTPIQPEKNVPTKNKKNAFTLMRGRSNSTTSLTGKVEHKA; from the coding sequence atgaataatgaaGCACTTTTTGACAAACTTAAAACCGAAATGCAAAACCAAACTAAAGAAgtcttaaataaaatggatGAAAAACTAGCACCTTTCACACGAGAAATTGAAGAATTAcgattagaaaataaaattttaaaagaaaaaatagcgAATTTGGAGAAAAACAGCAGATcaaacaacattattatttatggtcTTAAGGAAACAGAATCATCCCAAACAGATCTTTTAGAAAAAGTAACCCAGAAACTTACTACCCATCTGAACATTACGGTTGAACCTAAAGATGTAAATAAGATTTATAGAATCGGAAAAAAAGATACTGTTGGAGGGAAAACTAGACCAATACTCATGGCATGTGTTAATGGTTGgttgaaaaatacaattatgaaGAATAAGAAGAAACTTGGTGATGTTTACGTATCGGAAGATTTTCCTAAAGAGGTCTTGCAAAAAAGAAGAGAACTACACGAAAGGGTCAAAGAAGAACGAGATAAAGGGAATTATGCGACTATTAACTAcgataaacttattattaaagattatTCTACACAGACAAACAACCGGAAAAGGGATCTATCCATATCACCAACTACCCCAATCCAGCCAGAGAAAAACGTACcgacaaaaaataagaaaaacgcATTCACACTAATGAGAGGCCGATCCAACTCTACAACATCTCTAACTGGAAAAGTAGAACACAAAGCATAG